A single window of Plasmodium reichenowi strain SY57 chromosome 12, whole genome shotgun sequence DNA harbors:
- a CDS encoding hypothetical protein (conserved Plasmodium protein, unknown function), with protein sequence MCAVYIHSKNMLVGNSNINIQNDNVDMLIYSYYQLMDPLRDYERKLFWIFLYNRKRCINDVSYQNITKILLYDDKLYMSIYNTNVLLYMRKKKYILYAITIYTYVYSIYYLLLHVFGFVKSILESQINVQFYKGIHKKKYNEYCYSYIKYNENSICEEGVKDTKKKKYNIIIKQIINMYKLIEFNVTPYVEISCVRYEFYNTLTLFIMLWYSHNNDNFMKKEFTHYRYLKEIEKIIEHFIYKYEKPIFKYLKCKKVDNVNIFFSYPLNNKNKRHAYILRSICIYIIESQCFKFFHLNNYILKRNYLKKAHKFFLSLQKLLKHFNECLKYFISFLFPNKKFNVFIEFSSYNFTAFSLNYIIINCYTLLFRIILYFFKNNIKRICRYIKYYALMERLNIINVCYIRLYDKMNKRSDPLVQVYSHVHIHTYEYVLEHCLNVKHIISYNKESLYKKNINNNNNHNNNNNNKCGNNNYSNSKENRYNYNDKNKNDSKDILQFCSFNKNSYNNRKEQTNNEQDDDDDDNNKKKKISKYESDDKQFLIVKRKNVKVNDNNLLKVKKKVIKKKIEKRKKGYSFNIGCEKYNNQIKKNMKTYNNTRTFYINMNEYKKVILKKLKFMNKRINNYFIKDRNIFTNKYRSKKRYFTKILKKKKYLYTYESNKKGKKNVYLNEQSFKNKMLRSLFYIIKYKNICDNLININYQVYDLLNKDGIKNFNYIEDNRNLNRINEYKQFCLNDYNDWTAYTKNEILNYISDYLYESHEYNDFESLKKMLQRIFSCDMDTSYNNNNNNNNNEIINLNNSYLDNQNKYNTSKTSFNSSNKHWFVYKKSIKEEKKYYIPLNNVMNNKVNGCYNTNDYVNCINGDITEKMNVPNVKTLDKVVIDDNNDNNNNNNNNNNNNNNNNNEVDKNKKGLQKKQIIYIDEHVEEDTVHMLKLQEKNLCKYFQEIQIGLIRYIDCLLKRYIKNLNHDKYLNIFYKDTYNNNNNNNNNDNIDNDNMLGVLYNLFTSIRIDDMNKCNYETFQIVLNNKIVDIINILDKLKTYTTHEYKSMNCSCSLKEHGNLFNQNVKYKNFLNNKYNTIGNKEVPINEYRFLDSQRTNEDNQIYKNSDNVIYENVYDESFIFDRKVCSNNTCVSIINQSSNSDSRKLNYFIKNEIYDFGCNQRREANPNSERSYGIIYNENDMKINLGMLLRNDISLFNRSRNVNRINGNTNNCNRCDDNNADNNDDNNDDNNNDDNNNDDNNNDDDDNNNHNSNNNNNNNNHNSNNNNNHINRDRYINQHNIISNECIRQHIKYTNINFNNHKNGSINENVRNKNTITQVNGLNYNTKEKDKEKINHSDNNIHTKKIIRNYSNNVDMHFMNNNIQLDNNNNNNNNNNNNNNNNNNNNNCNYIRWENVFPYCNSCENKYANKFEINNFDNNIMNKCVKYECICCGNKIRNEEIYNILGKVTSANLSNIYKSNRINNTDNILRYNREKEWMSSFFFKENNNREIYKEEYDEYKNDFFLNIKEGEKSMLDNIFRNNSFKEKLINEENITKTHNNVYVNISQNNDIEKVGKQQDCNNSLLQLSLYRINKTNNNNNDIIIHNNCNINNINNLNSGNNTHSSNNVVSRNTIESSNYRNDMYLNTNDRIIFHQYKNSCMINDNNRYEINKDYNNKSINECEAEDIKDTNEVKEISNGVLYNYLNDMNERFFYNYLDENDNKYDSDVRSNHISSNKDYGNKDYDNKDYDNKDYDNKDYDNKDYDNKDYDNKDYDNKDYYNKDYYNKDYGNKGYDNKDYDNKDYDKKYYDKKYYDKKYYDKKYYSNNNYDDNHNCSNHVYYNYDSIISSENQIYKNIQECKDINLVNDMKLYKRGTIKNKYDKIINDDMMQSYKNKYNNNNYYKGNVGSYYDINSEYYNNDIIKCNENNNDMKVDSNILNDFLKKRNSTESTLLINHYNYKMGSINNNNNDSSDNNNNNNNNNNDSSDNNNNNNNNNNDSSDNNNNNNDSSDNNINNNDDDNNNYYYYNINSDLLLHQLNNICNNRNNNISLERRLNYLKDALINKKKTKQTGKKEVDDLRNLKSKRDVFSYIENCLLDNNIEKNKNYIKLKINEIEDTKRNNQHYKNYDKYKNNYDCNNNNNNNNNNNNNNNNNNNNNNVIFNIDDNACKTSDNRSRTQPLQNKNINKNEYINSIKIYENINENYNVLVQNINNIRIKNEKNYPEQNSHRENNNDVINDNNSDDNRCNDNTHLMNELNNTNEEGSNVKIINGNVCSFSNNNIKETFKDKKKVQDILHINGQCKPCAFFYNKNKGCRNGDSCEFCHHIDHSNLSLKQWKKQQKKMMKLGLLNIEKQNKMGKIDIANKEKQKNSINMENLNNTNNIIINNENFIRKDNGKLNESNNIVDYTSESNNNSINKALNNYNIFISQHKLYNDVTTTDKKEFNKQSDHIFNNYHIDGYNVDNVRSSNHISNNSIIINKRMISNNKIVINNHHISNKNMIFNKNIISNNIIMYNKKKSNNSSSSCCINTIHGHNNNNNDFVCSNILRNMTNKKIDLKDNMILKNISTNNCEIKNLNSCSLLSHSSHNGSYKTDEFLNVNEKYRINDINILHSDNKFYNIHTNNHKSDLKCVGGNITNDKFEKSILSQIKTNEKDNIRQIKHTNIEQDNKKYLLPVNHNEIYLEEHNKIKSDKNETEDHDTIRKKIIYNIEKNLLENRPLNFNNAHGYKSMINSMSTLNMNNVSYDKMKIMSMTKDIDKNVIKQTNLFPKFIRTNNNIVQDYINVTDNNSTRDITYINDILKREPLKENVN encoded by the coding sequence ataatgaatattgTTATAGTTATATAAAGTACAATGAAAATTCAATATGTGAAGAGGGTGTGAAAGACAcgaagaaaaaaaagtacaatataattattaaacaaattataaatatgtataaacTTATAGAATTTAATGTAACACCTTATGTGGAAATAAGTTGTGTAAGATATgaattttataatacattaACATTGTTTATTATGTTGTGGTACAGtcataataatgataattttatgaaaaaagaattcACACATTATCGATATCTTAAAgaaattgaaaaaataatagaacattttatatacaaatatgaaaaaccaatttttaaatatttaaaatgcAAAAAGGTAGATAAcgtaaatatatttttttcttatcctctaaataataaaaacaaacGACATGCTTATATCTTAAGAtctatatgtatatatattattgaaaGTCAATGTTTcaaattttttcatttaaataattatatattaaaacgtaattatttgaaaaaggctcataaatttttcttatcacttcaaaaattattaaaacattttaatgaatgtttaaaatatttcatatcATTTCTGTTCCCTAATAAAAAGtttaatgtttttattGAGTTTTCATCTTATAATTTTACTGCTTTCtctttaaattatattataataaattgtTATACATTACTTTTTCgaattattttatatttttttaagaataaTATCAAGAGAATATGTAGGTATATTAAATACTATGCCTTGATGGAAAGgcttaatattattaatgtGTGTTATATAAGATTATATGACAAGATGAATAAAAGATCTGATCCTTTAGTACAGGTTTATTCACACGTGCATATACATACGTATGAATATGTTTTAGAACATTGTTTGAATgtaaaacatataataagtTATAATAAGGAATCactatataaaaaaaatataaataataataataatcataataataataataataataagtgtggtaataataattatagtaATAGTAAAGAAAATCGCTACAACTATAatgataagaataaaaatgattCTAAGGATATTTTACAATTTTGCAGCTTCAATAAAAACAGTTATAATAATCGAAAAGAACAAACGAATAATGAACAAGACGACGAcgatgatgataataataaaaaaaaaaaaatttcaaaATACGAATCAGATGACAAACAATTTTTAATAgtgaaaagaaaaaatgttaaagttaatgataataatcttttaaaagttaaaaaaaaagttattaaaaaaaaaattgaaaaaagaaagaaaggTTATAGTTTTAATATAGGTtgtgaaaaatataataatcaaataaaaaaaaatatgaagacatataataatacaagaacattttatattaatatgaatgaatataaaaaagttatattaaaaaagttaaaatttatgaataaaagaataaataattatttcattaaagacagaaatatttttactaataaatataggtctaaaaaaagatattttactaaaatattaaaaaaaaaaaaatatttatatacttatgaatcaaataaaaaggGTAAGAAGAatgtttatttaaatgaacaatcgtttaaaaataaaatgttgagatcattattttatattattaaatataaaaatatttgtgataatttgataaatataaattatcaAGTTTATGACTTATTGAATAAAGAtggaataaaaaattttaattatatagaGGACAATAGAAATTTGAATCGtattaatgaatataaacaattttgtttgaatgattataatgatTGGACAGcatatacaaaaaatgaaattttaaattatatatctGATTATTTGTATGAATCACATGAATATAATGATTTTGAAAGTTTAAAGAAGATGTTACAAAGAATATTTTCTTGTGATATGGATACttcttataataataataataataataataataatgaaattataaatttgaATAATAGTTATTTGgataatcaaaataaatataatacatcAAAGACATCATTtaatagtagtaataaGCATTGGtttgtttataaaaaaagtattaaggaagaaaagaaatattatataccTTTGAATAATGTGATGAATAACAAAGTGAATGGATGttataatacaaatgatTATGTTAATTGTATAAATGGTGATATTACAGAAAAGATGAACGTTCCTAATGTGAAGACATTAGACAAAGTTGTAattgatgataataatgataataataataataataataataataataataataataataataataataatgaggttgataaaaataaaaaagggttacagaaaaaacaaataatatatatagatgaACATGTGGAAGAAGATACTGTTCACATGTTAAAGTTACAAGAAAAGaatttatgtaaatattttcaagAAATCCAAATTGGATTAATAAGATATATTGATTGTTTACTAAAACGTTacattaaaaatttaaatcacgataaatatttaaatatattttataaagatacatataataataataataataataataataatgataatatcgataatgataatatgtTAGGGGtcttatataatttatttacatcCATTAGAATTGATGATATGAATAAGTGTAATTATGAAACATTTCAAATtgtattaaataataaaatagtagatataataaatattttagaTAAATTAAAGACATATACAACTCACGAATATAAGAGTATGAATTGTTCATGTAGTTTGAAAGAACATGGAAATCTATTTAATCAAAATGTAaagtataaaaattttttaaataataaatataatacaattGGTAATAAGGAAGTACCTATAAATGAATATCGTTTCTTGGATAGTCAACGAACAAACGAAGATAaccaaatatataaaaatagtgATAATGTTATCTATGAAAATGTTTATGATGAGAGTTTTATATTTGATCGTAAAGTTTGCTCTAATAATACCTGCGTGAGTATTATTAATCAGAGTAGTAATAGTGATAGTAGgaaattaaattattttataaaaaatgaaatatatgattttgGATGTAACCAAAGGAGAGAAGCAAATCCGAATAGTGAAAGATCATATggtataatatataatgaaaatgatatgAAAATTAATTTGGGGATGTTATTAAGAAATGATATATCACTATTTAATAGGAGTAGAAATGTGAACAGGATAAACGGGAATACAAATAATTGTAACAGGTGTGACGATAATAATGctgataataatgatgataataatgatgataataataatgatgataataataatgatgataataataatgatgatgatgataataataatcacaatagtaacaataacaataataataataatcacaatagtaacaataataataatcatataaatagaGATAGATACATTAATCAACATAACATTATTAGCAACGAATGTATTAGGCaacatattaaatatacaaatataaattttaacAACCATAAGAATGGCTCCATAAACGAAAATgtaagaaataaaaataccATAACACAAGTGAATGGACTgaattataatacaaaggaaaaagataaagaaaagaTTAATCATAGTGATAACAATATACATACGAAGAAAATTATACGAaattattcaaataatGTGGATATGCATTTTATGAATAACAATATACAattagataataataataataataataataataataataataataataataataataacaataataataattgtaatTATATTAGATGGGAAAATGTTTTTCCATATTGTAATAGTTgtgaaaataaatatgctaataaatttgaaataaataattttgataataaCATTATGAATAAATGTGTAAAGTATGAGTGTATTTGTTGTggtaataaaataagaaatgaagaaatatataatatacttGGAAAGGTTACTTCTGCAAATTTAagcaatatatataaatccaatagaataaataatactgataatattttaagaTACAATAGAGAAAAAGAATGGATGagttcatttttttttaaggaaaataataatagggaaatatacaaagaagaatatgatgaatataaaaatgatttttttttgaatataaaagaagGAGAAAAAAGTATGcttgataatatattcagAAATAATTCctttaaagaaaaattaataaatgaagaaaatataacaaaaacACATAACAATGTTTATGTTAATATTTCACAAAATAATGACATAGAAAAAGTGGGAAAGCAACAAGATTGTAATAATTCATTATTACAATTATCTTTATATCGAATAAATAAAAcgaacaataataataatgatattattattcataataattgtaaCATAAACAATATCAATAATTTAAATAGTGGTAATAACACACATAGTAGCAATAATGTTGTAAGCAGGAATACTATTGAGAGTAGTAATTATAGAAATGATATGTACCTTAACACGAATGACAGAATTATATTTCatcaatataaaaatagttGTATGattaatgataataatcgttatgaaataaataaggattataataataaaagtataaatGAATGTGAAGCAGAAGATATTAAAGACACCAATGAAGTTAAAGAGATATCTAATGgtgttttatataattatttgaatGATATGAATGAGAGATTTTTTTACAATTATTTGGATGagaatgataataaatatgatagTGATGTAAGGAGCAATCATATTTCTAGTAACAAAGATTATGGTAACAAGGATTATGATAACAAGgattatgataataaggATTATGATAACAAGGATTATGATAACAAGGATTATGATAACAAAGATTATGATAACAAGGATTATGATAACAAGgattattataacaaagattattataacaaaGATTATGGTAACAAGGGTTATGATAACAAAGATTATGATAACAAAgattatgataaaaaatattatgataaaaaatattatgataaaaaatattatgataaaaaatattatagtAACAAcaattatgatgataatcATAATTGTAGTAATcatgtatattataattatgatagCATTATATCTAGCGaaaatcaaatatataaaaatatacaagaATGTAAAGATATCAATTTAGTAAACGATATGAAACTTTACAAACGGGGTACtattaaaaataagtatgataaaattattaatgaCGATATGATGCAGagttataaaaataaatacaataataataattattataaaggAAATGTGGGAAgttattatgatataaatagtgagtattataataatgatataataaaatgtaatgaaaataataatgatatgaaAGTTGATTCAAATATACTTAatgattttttaaaaaaaaggaatagTACGGAAAGTACACTTTTGAtaaatcattataattataaaatgggatcaataaataataataataatgatagtagtgataataataataataataataataataataatgatagtagtgataataataataataataataataataataatgatagtagtgataataataataataataatgatagtagtgataataatattaataataatgatgatgataataataattattattattataacataaaCAGTGATCTCTTATTACATCAACTAAATAATATCTGTAATAAcagaaataataatatatctttagAAAGGCgattaaattatttaaaagacgcattaataaataaaaaaaaaacaaaacagACAGGGAAAAAAGAAGTTGATGATTTGAGAAATCTTAAAAGTAAGAGAGAtgttttttcttatatagAAAATTGTCTTTTAGATAACAATAttgaaaagaataaaaattatataaaattgaaAATTAACGAAATAGAGGACACTAAAAGGAATAATCAACATTATAAGAATTATGAtaagtataaaaataattatgattgtaacaataataataataataataataataataataataataataataataataataataataataatgtcatatttaatattgATGATAATGCTTGTAAAACGTCTGACAACAGGTCAAGAACGCAACCATtacaaaacaaaaatataaataaaaatgaatacaTCAATTcaattaaaatatatgaaaatataaatgaaaattataatgtaCTTGTAcagaatataaataatataagaattaaaaatgaaaaaaattaccCTGAACAAAATAGCCATCgtgaaaataataatgacgtaattaatgataataatagtgATGATAATAGATGTAATGATAATACTCATTTAATGAATGAActaaataatacaaatgagGAAGGCTCAAAtgttaaaataattaatgGTAATGTATGTTCGTTCTCTAATAACAACATAAAAGAAACATTcaaagataaaaaaaaggtacaagatatattacatataaatggACAATGTAAACCTTGTGCATTTTTttacaataaaaataaaggatGTAGAAATGGAGATTCTTGTGAATTCTGTCATCATATAGATCATTCTAACTTATCATTAAAACAGTGGAAAAAACaacagaaaaaaatgatgaaattAGGTCTTCtaaatattgaaaaacaaaacaaaatggGAAAAATAGATATAGCTAATAAAGAAAAGCAAAAGAATTCTATTAATATGGAAAATCTAAATAATAcgaataatattattattaataatgaaaattttataagaaAAGATAATGGTAAGTTGAATGaatcaaataatatagtAGACTATACAAGTGAAAGTAACAATAatagtataaataaagccttgaataattataatatttttataagtCAACATAAACTATATAATGATGTGACTACTACggataaaaaagaatttaatAAACAAAGTGATcacatttttaataattatcatattgATGGATATAATGTAGACAATGTTCGGAGTAGTAATCATATAAGTAATAACAgcataataattaataagCGAATGataagtaataataaaattgttATTAATAATCACCATataagtaataaaaatatgatatttaATAAGAACATTATAAGTAATaacattattatgtataataaaaagaaaagtaACAACAGCAGTAGTAGTTGTTGTATCAACACAATACATGGAcacaacaacaataataacgATTTTGTATGTAGCAATATCTTGAGAAACATGACTAATAAAAAGATAGActtaaaagataatatgattttaaaaaatatatctacaAATAATTGTGAAATAAAGAATCTTAATTCGTGTTCTCTTTTATCACATTCATCTCATAATGGTTCATACAAAACAGATGAATTTCTAAAtgtaaatgaaaaatatagaattaatgatataaatatattacatagTGATAATAagttttataatattcacacaaataatcataaaaGTGATTTAAAATGTGTAGGTGGCAATATTACAAATGATAAATTCGAAAAAAGTATCTTATCGCAAATTaaaacaaatgaaaaagataatataagGCAAATAAAACATACTAATATTGAGCaggataataaaaaatatcttCTTCCTGTTAATcataatgaaatatatttagaagagcacaataaaataaagagTGATAAAAATGAGACAGAAGATCATGATACAAtacgaaaaaaaattatatataacattgAAAAAAATCTTTTAGAAAATAGACCTCTAAATTTTAATAACGCTCATGGTTATAAAAGTATGATAAATAGTATGAGTActttaaatatgaataatgtttcttatgataaaatgaagataatgAGTATGACTAAAGACATCGAcaaaaatgttataaaacAAACAAACTTATTTCCTAAATTTATAAGaactaataataatatagtaCAGGATTACATAAATGTTActgataataatagtacacgtgatattacatatattaatgatatattaaagcGGGAACctttaaaagaaaatgtaaattaa
- a CDS encoding small subunit rRNA processing factor, putative — translation MKDDYLNNKKESQKKELDEFHCERIKKKKHEHDDENINDEIVKKKKIKIYNNSSNSKEEVNCKIIEDNLGKRKKEKKKKKKIMNNNLEDSNTITDEDDASSLPPRKKIKNIKKEDNHIDSEAEVLYNDDIDLEEDQESDTFENSKTLKQIKKKLNEGNVKKNKHIHKNQKINEDNFKIIKKKKKKTIDANISTSNNINNKTKHSNNNMNKKKDKSHLKDEKKINENSKNKDIYNNKENIKMTFNVTNRFTVLGCDWDNISSVDIFYLFESYYNFEKRKKKNIDYSKSRAVKKVTIYTSKYGEKKLKYEEEHGPLINSDLLKKKYNKDENALYRKNNLLDYIKDEDENSENGYSDQEEENEDPVEVHYGNNNDSEELDNQEEDSDNNSLDDMYSDSGDNNDKLKYKSKNVISKRDSYNNAGDISIYRNDEDDENEKIRLYQIQRSRYYFALVECYNKEIVEFLYEELNDMDADFCINYLDLRIIDDNCSLDDYKIKESCDHIPENYEFHYSVSTALKHTHAQSTWEENPKRKKLLSTKFNEEQLRELDLKEYLANSSSDEENEEIVQKNKNKKYNEQNERYNKESYRKLLLGDLLNDDDFNEEKSLEDINKSLIQNSNDDIYHSSDNFDTTHLYNNEDITSFNKKQMYSKNKHTDTHFNKEHSNDESIEESEYNYFSNDENIDKKDYKSKYNEKKMSKKNKEKHDSDDSDKENEVVNVFKNFLTNKDKKEDNRNPWEKYLDKVKEKKKMKKKAYLESLKKTDEEIKKIITKKTNKRKKDSVMKTYGEKDKGKTNDYHVVDSRFADLYKNKDFNLDITNPNYKKTKFNEDVLKKKKSTN, via the coding sequence ATGAAAGatgattatttaaataataagaaggaatcacaaaaaaaagaattgGATGAATTTCATTGtgaaagaataaaaaaaaaaaaacatgagcacgatgatgaaaatattaatgatgaaattgttaagaagaaaaaaataaaaatttataataattcaagTAATTCCAAGGAAGAAGTAAATTGTAAAATTATAGAAGATAATTTaggaaaaagaaaaaaagaaaagaaaaaaaagaaaaaaattatgaataaCAATTTGGAAGATTCAAATACAATTACAGATGAAGATGATGCTTCATCTTTACCTccaagaaaaaaaattaaaaacataaaaaaagaagataatCATATTGACAGCGAAGCAGAAGTcttatataatgatgatatagATCTTGAGGAAGATCAGGAATCTGATACTTTTGAAAATAGTAAAACattaaaacaaattaagaagaaattaaatgaaggtaatgtaaaaaaaaataagcatatacataaaaaccaaaaaataaatgaagataatttcaaaattattaaaaaaaaaaaaaaaaaaactattGATGCAAACATAAGTAcatcaaataatattaataataaaacaaaacattcaaataataatatgaacaaaaaaaaagataagagtcatttaaaagatgaaaaaaaaatcaatgagaatagtaaaaataaggatatttataataataaggaaaatattaagATGACGTTTAATGTTACTAATCGTTTTACTGTTTTAGGATGCGATTGGGATAATATTTCGAGTgttgatatattttatttatttgaatcttattacaattttgaaaaacggaaaaagaaaaatattgatTATAGTAAAAGTAGAGCAGTTAAAAAGGTTACTATATACACATCAAAATATggtgaaaaaaaattgaaataTGAAGAAGAACATGGACCACTAATTAATTCTgatcttttaaaaaaaaaatataataaggATGAAAATGCCTTgtatagaaaaaataatttattagaTTATATAAAGGATGAAGATGAAAACAGTGAGAATGGTTACAGTGATCAggaagaagaaaatgaagacCCTGTTGAAGTACATtatggtaataataatgatagtGAAGAATTAGATAACCAAGAGGAAGATTCAGATAATAATAGTTTGGATGATATGTATTCTGATAGTGGAGacaataatgataaattaaaatataaatccAAAAACGTCATATCAAAAAGAGatagttataataatgcaggagatatttctatatatagGAATGATGAAGACgatgaaaatgaaaaaattagatTATATCAAATTCAAAGGTCAAGATATTATTTCGCTCTTGTTGAATGTTACAATAAAGAAATTGTAGAATTCTTATATGAAGAATTAAATGATATGGATGCAGACTTTtgtattaattatttagaTCTTAGAATAATTGATGATAATTGTTCTTTAGatgattataaaattaagGAATCATGTGATCATATCCCAGAGAATTATGAGTTTCATTATTCTGTAAGTACAGCTTTAAAACATACGCATGCACAATCCACATGGGAAGAAAATCCTAAGCGAAAAAAATTGTTGTCCACCAAATTTAATGAAGAGCAGTTGAGAGAATTAGATTTAAAAGAATACCTAGCTAATTCATCAAgtgatgaagaaaatgaagaaattgtacagaaaaataaaaacaagaaatataatgaaCAAAACGAAAGATATAACAAAGAGAGTTATAGAAAACTACTTCTTGGagatttattaaatgatgatgattTCAATGAAGAAAAATCATTGGaagatattaataaatctTTAATACAAAACTCAAATGATGACATATATCACAGTAGTGATAATTTTGATACAacacatttatataataatgaagatattactagttttaataaaaaacagATGTATTCCAAAAATAAACACACCGATACCCACTTTAATAAAGAACATAGTAATGATGAATCCATAGAAGAAAGTGAATATAACTATTTTAGcaatgatgaaaatattgataaaaaagattataaaagtaagtataatgaaaaaaaaatgtctAAAAAGAATAAGGAAAAGCACGATTCTGATGATAgtgataaagaaaatgaagTTGTCaatgtttttaaaaatttcttaaccaataaagataaaaaagaagataaCAGAAATCCATGGGAAAAATATTTAGATAAggtaaaagaaaaaaagaaaatgaagaaaaaggCATACTTGGAATCATTAAAGAAAACAGatgaagaaattaaaaaaattataacgaaaaaaacaaacaaaagaaagaaagatTCTGTGATGAAGACTTATGGAGAAAAGGACAAGGGAAAAACAAATGATTATCACGTAGTTGATTCTAGATTTGCagatttatataaaaataaggatTTCAATTTGGATATAACAAATCCAAATTATAAGAAAACCAAATTTAATGAGGATGTACttaaaaagaagaaatcCACAAACTAA